In Salvia miltiorrhiza cultivar Shanhuang (shh) chromosome 4, IMPLAD_Smil_shh, whole genome shotgun sequence, the DNA window AAGAAAAAATCGGTGACAGGAGAAAAACGAGACAAAATAAAAGATTATGTATTTAGGGgccacatttttcaaaatatgagcaaaaaccaattccgtgtaaacgttatggatttacaggcaattacccctttataaaatatataaatatattcatttaGGATATTTTTTATCCTTATATCGAGCATTAGTGTAATTTGCAATGATGCTTGACTTGTAATCAAGAAATGTCGAGCATTGGTGTTTTTTTAAGAATGCTCGATTGTGTGACTCGCAATAATTGAGCATGTCGAACATTGGTGTATTTACCACTATTGCTCAATTCGCAGAAGTCGGgcattaaatatatttatcacaAATACACTAATGCTTGATATACTCGACTCGCAattgtcgagcattagtgtgaTTACCACTAATGCTCAACATGCATTAATCGAACACGTCGAGTAAAGTTCTCGATTTCAACAAATTTTGTGAATTAAGTAAGAGTAACTTTGTCGTGTCAAACttaaaatggataattttatagtgaatatattttattttttgtctttgAGAATGGATAAAAACAACCATTAACCCTTTTAAATAAATGTGTGAGTGCTTATCGTTTTGACAGGACAATCAACAAATTAATATAGTACAAACTCATGTTATAATCAAAATTTTGAGAAATAGCCCCCGCACCTTcgaagatgtgtttttattttagaccTCCCTATATAGGGGGAGACTGAAATAGAAACATctcttaaaattattaaaaaattaaggtAATTGAAACattattatttatgatttacCTGTTAAATGGCAGAATAGAAATACCATTTTTATATAAGTTTCCATTTGATGATattccataaaaaaatattagagaTTTGAGATATTACATACTTTTCGTGTACTTTGCTTGTTCCGCCTTTATGTAAATGTTTATCTAAATATTATATTCTTTTATCTCTTAATGAAAATAagtcatttatttttttatctcaaaattatattcttttatcatttattaaaaaaaattaaattaataattaatcaaattaaaattctcaataaaaaataaaactatatttCATAGGGGAGGGGGTTTGAACTCGAAACCTCACTGTttacacacaggaggtcgcaccgcttggtgtccatTTGAGGACTCATACAGTttgtttgttttgattttatttaatttttatctcAAAATTACATTCTTTTCTTATTGAAAAGAAGTCAGGCCAAATATTGCGAGTCGGTTATAATAGAATTATGAATCGTATATTGAGGCCAAATAATTTGGCTATTCGTTTGAACGGAGGGACGAGATTCGACGTGACTGCTGAGAAATAAGAGCAGCCGTGGATGGACTATTTTGCAAGACGACTTCATAACCATCGCTCCAACTCTCCATGCCCGAAGCCATGAGTTGCCAAAACAATGCTCCACCGCAAGGCCCCCCACCCGCAGCGCACTTGTAAACGTCGTTATAAATTCCCCAAAAATATCCATCTCTTGACCCCACACTGAAGTTCGCCGACTTGGATGACTTGCCGAACTCCGCCACCACCAACGGCTTCCCCACCGCCGTTTGCGAGTCATCCACGTGCGATCGCATCCACTTGCGCACGAACTCCGCCTGCGCCTGCTCGTCGGCGCCGGGGAGCCTGCAGACATGCATCTCgtgatatgatatgatatgaaAATGGGTGAATTGATTCGAAGGTATGTCCGTACCATTGGTCGGGGTAAAGATGAATGGTGGCGAAGTCGACTTGAGGAATGCGGTTGTTGGAGATGAAGTCGGTGCCCAGTCGGACGCCGCCGGGATTGTTTTGCTTCTTCTCCTCGCCGTAGAATCCTTCCAATCCGATGTCCACCAGGTGCTTCTTGTCTATGGATTTCACATGAGCTGCCATTTCCACCACCCAATCCTGAATTCATCATCACCTCATTCTCACTAATCATCTCAGGTGCGTCTACTTTGATGcataaatttatccatagaAAATGatgtataataaaaatttatgcctttaaatgtctcatttttttttccaacatttgacaaaaaaatatttttcacttcaaggatggatgaTATTATCCACTCAAAAATGAAGGGTGATATTAGTGAAAAATAAGGAAGGAtcgaaaaatggtgaacttatattttgtgtaaaatgtgggaaaaaaaagagacatttaaagacataaatttttgttatccattattttccatgaataaatttattcatcaaagtaaacgcacccaaaaactcaaattcttgcGTAAAACCACTCCTTCATATACACAAGCAATCCCAACTAGCTTCTAATATGTGAGCGTGAATTCGATTTAATCAAATCTTAattatatatgattaattaatactcctgcttaattaatgtttaataattacataattaattattgcggtATGGAGTATGGACACAACAGTTTTTGGCGGTTTAATTAATCACATAAGAAGACCTAATTTTAGCCCTTCAATTACGACGAGCATCATCTTGATAGATGAACGCAATACTTTGAATTTTGAATCTCATGAGGGCTAAAATTCCACGATTGCAATAATTTTATACGTTAACAAAATgttcttagagcatccacagtgagGGTGACCTGATAGCTGACCTGATAGAGGGGGGACCGCAGTTGGATGACATGATAGCTGAtctgatttttttagttttggtttttgtatttttcatttaaatctaattgcacaaatttaaataacacaatttactaatgaattttttttagtaaacatatgataaagaaaatgaaaaaaatataatatttaattattttttatccatcattttcaaatgaaatttttttaaacaaaGTAAACTAATCTTTAGAAAACAAAACAATAATTTGTTTCTAAAAttgtttcaataaaaaaaaacaatctaGCAACTTCCACCAATTTAGATTAAGAGCAGTTTAATCATGACTATAATATTACAAATGAGGAATCGAAAGGAACTGAACTGATCTGTTTCAAATTTAATTAAGGTTAAGGGCATTATGTAagcttcaaaatttaaaattaaggaAATGAACTGATTTTGGccgaaatttcaaaattaaaaaaaaataaaagtttttttttattagggGCGTCTAAAACACGCACCCGATTTAAAAGATATCAGGCTTGACCAGATAGATCAGGTCACACTCGAGTGGGAGGAGGATGTAGTGGGCGACCCGATAGGATGGGTGACTCGAGACCCGCTATCAGGGCACCCACCGCGGGTGCTCTTAATCCTCACGATAAAATATCTAGTTTTCACGATAATCCACCATATAAatatattagagagagagagagcgagagagagagagacttgaATAGCTTTTCCAGAGAGGTCCGATTGGCTACGGGGTTCGTTCATGAGCTCCCATGCAAGTATGGTCGGATCATCTTTGTAAGCTACGCCAGTTTCTGAATTGTTTCTTGTGAGCACTGCCTgtaaaattaattagttaattaggAATGAAGGGAGATGGTTATATTATGTGCCATATAATAATTTCCACGGATTTCGctcaaacaaaaaagaaatcaTAATTTCCACGATTAGTCGTGAAGTGAGAGGCAAAAGTCAATTAATATTGTGGTGTAAACACATGCATTAAAAACCTTACAATAGAATTTAATTATATGGGACGACAAAAAAAGTAACGAaagttaattta includes these proteins:
- the LOC131021876 gene encoding mannan endo-1,4-beta-mannosidase 4-like isoform X1, encoding MWRKSLGFVLVFAIAGILMGKGGEARRVRGGGFVETRGRQFMMNGKAFFFNGFNSYWLMYMASDPSTRVKVTETFAQASKYGMNVGRTWAFNDGGSKPLQSSPGSYNQDMFKGLDFVVSEAPKHGIHLIFTLVNNWDAYGGKKQYVQWAREQGQSLNNDDHFFTNSIVKGYFKNHIKAVLTRNNSETGVAYKDDPTILAWELMNEPRSQSDLSGKAIQDWVVEMAAHVKSIDKKHLVDIGLEGFYGEEKKQNNPGGVRLGTDFISNNRIPQVDFATIHLYPDQWLPGADEQAQAEFVRKWMRSHVDDSQTAVGKPLVVAEFGKSSKSANFSVGSRDGYFWGIYNDVYKCAAGGGPCGGALFWQLMASGMESWSDGYEVVLQNSPSTAALISQQSRRISSLRSNE
- the LOC131021876 gene encoding mannan endo-1,4-beta-mannosidase 4-like isoform X2, producing the protein MWRKSLGFVLVFAIAGILMGKGGEARRVRGGGFVETRGRQFMMNGKAFFFNGFNSYWLMTWAFNDGGSKPLQSSPGSYNQDMFKGLDFVVSEAPKHGIHLIFTLVNNWDAYGGKKQYVQWAREQGQSLNNDDHFFTNSIVKGYFKNHIKAVLTRNNSETGVAYKDDPTILAWELMNEPRSQSDLSGKAIQDWVVEMAAHVKSIDKKHLVDIGLEGFYGEEKKQNNPGGVRLGTDFISNNRIPQVDFATIHLYPDQWLPGADEQAQAEFVRKWMRSHVDDSQTAVGKPLVVAEFGKSSKSANFSVGSRDGYFWGIYNDVYKCAAGGGPCGGALFWQLMASGMESWSDGYEVVLQNSPSTAALISQQSRRISSLRSNE